A stretch of the Papaver somniferum cultivar HN1 chromosome 6, ASM357369v1, whole genome shotgun sequence genome encodes the following:
- the LOC113291485 gene encoding uncharacterized protein LOC113291485, whose amino-acid sequence MDLLRKECEETLNWKGSLILNQREDIAIGGKRLSSQEVILKKYHADFEDACASLAKVTAERNVLSSEVCFLKNKLIKDGSMSSSMSHASLVKRLEELENVYQALSTENTSLRIDVDNLRMERDTLVEDLDAAEVDLAEAQHSLQEQLLDANAKITRLEGQISSLEISRQFDATTKFKAEALQKANDQLCAQMMELRQKSASDLEAHAYQMKVQFERSAIDYINNAFEEAELQEEGVVFPLLPYP is encoded by the exons atggatttgcttcgtaaggagtgtgaaGAAACCCTTAATTGGAAGGGGAGTCTCATTTTAAATCAAAGGGAGGATATTGCCATAGGCGGGAAACGTCTCTCATCCCAAGAAGTTATCCTCAAGAAGTATCATGCAGATTTTGAAGATGCCTgcgcttccttagctaaggttactgcagaacgAAACGTCCTGTCTTCTGAGGTATGttttcttaagaacaaacttatcaAAGATGgctccatgtcttcttccatgtctcatgcgtCTTTAGTAAAAAGGTTGGAAGAGTTAGAAAATGTTTACCAAGCTTTATCCACTGAGAATActtcgctccggattgatgttgatAATCTTCGGATGGAACGAGATACGCTTGTGGAAGATCTCGACgccgctgaggtggatcttgctgaggctcaacata GTCTCCAGGAACAACTATTGGATGCAAATGCTAAGATTACCCGTCTTGAAGGCCAGATATCCTCGTTGGAGATTTCTCGCCAATTTGATGCTACTACTAAGTTTAAGGCTGAGGCGCTTCAGAAAGCTAACGATCAGCTTTGCGCTCAGATGATGGAGCTTCGCCAGAAGTCGGCTTCGGATCTAGAAGCTCATGCTTATCAGATGAAGGTGCAATTTGAGCGTTCGGCCATTGATTACATTAACAATGCCTTTGAAGAGGCCGAGCTCCAAGAAGAAGGAGTTGTCTTTCCTCTTCTTCCTTACCCTTGA